The genomic segment TTACACACAACCTGATTGGGCCGCTGTCAATGCTCAAGGACAGTCCATGTCGGTTGAAGGAACAAAAAAACTAATTGCCAAGCGACTCGAAGGCGTTTTTATCTCACCTGCAATCCAGGAGTTCCAAGATTATTTTTCAGCTGTAGTAAAAGAATTGATATCTAAGTATCCTGTTGACGGTATTCATTTTGACTATATCCGTTACCCTGAGGCGGACTATGATTATTCTACATCCATGCGTAGTCGCTTTATCTTAGAATATCATTGGGATCCTTTAGCCGAAACATTAAATGCCTGGCAGGACAGTATTTGGACGCGCTTTAGGAAAGGAATTATCGAAGATTATGTTGCCTGCTTATATACACAAATCAAAAAGGCCGATTCGTCCATTGCGGTTTCAGCGGCCGTATGGGCGTCACAAGACGATGCCCAAAATCGTGTCCTTCAAGATTGGCCGGAATGGATAAAGTCAAACTGTTTAGATTTTGCTGTGCCTATGAATTAT from the bacterium genome contains:
- a CDS encoding family 10 glycosylhydrolase; the protein is MLSFCDQNGITDVFLQVRGRGDAYYNSDFVVKAEGLDPAFDPLQYVIEKNRLKKIKIHLWLNVFYLWSSEKNPVHPDHLFYTQPDWAAVNAQGQSMSVEGTKKLIAKRLEGVFISPAIQEFQDYFSAVVKELISKYPVDGIHFDYIRYPEADYDYSTSMRSRFILEYHWDPLAETLNAWQDSIWTRFRKGIIEDYVACLYTQIKKADSSIAVSAAVWASQDDAQNRVLQDWPEWIKSNCLDFAVPMNYATDNGEFEKRIRDAVIKLGASDTQKIIMGVSLYNQPVKNAEEKLRICRKYGFAGVSFFSYETLRTQKEYKALVKNFNH